In a genomic window of Xylophilus rhododendri:
- a CDS encoding hydantoinase B/oxoprolinase family protein: protein MSLSSERQHVVAAGSEGGGSGAPGRFILDPGTPQEQRLPSSAADIRLRKGQVFRVCTPGGGGYGSAGL, encoded by the coding sequence GTGAGCCTGTCGTCCGAGCGCCAGCACGTGGTGGCGGCCGGCAGCGAGGGCGGCGGCTCCGGAGCACCGGGCCGCTTCATCCTCGATCCGGGCACGCCGCAGGAGCAGCGCCTGCCCTCCTCGGCGGCCGACATCCGGCTCAGGAAGGGCCAGGTCTTTCGCGTCTGCACGCCTGGCGGCGGCGGCTACGGCAGCGCCGGTCTCTAG
- a CDS encoding Bug family tripartite tricarboxylate transporter substrate binding protein has protein sequence MNLRRFLGAMALGLAAACASAWAQAPYPNHIIRIVVPFTPGGGVDFAAREIGRRLEAALGRPVMIDNRPGAGGALGVRAVISSPADGYTLLMGTAGEVAMAPLINPALAYSPQRDLAPVALVVKAPNILVVNSEVPVKTLPELIAYARANPGKLSYSTSGVGTAQHLQGEYFNKLAGVNILHVPYKGSSQQVVDVAARLVSMTYASPTAVRPYLQKGAVKAIAETNNERLPVFPELPALREVLPGYELQSWFGLFAPAGTPAPIVERINKEVTAILKDPAIAARLNESVGSPGFETPAEFAALLAADIKRFQTIITSAKITME, from the coding sequence ATGAACCTACGTCGCTTCCTCGGCGCCATGGCGCTGGGCCTCGCGGCCGCATGCGCCAGCGCATGGGCCCAGGCCCCCTACCCCAACCACATCATCCGCATCGTCGTGCCCTTCACGCCCGGCGGCGGCGTGGACTTCGCCGCGCGCGAGATCGGCCGCCGCCTGGAAGCCGCGCTCGGCCGGCCGGTGATGATCGACAACCGGCCCGGCGCCGGCGGCGCGCTCGGCGTGCGGGCGGTCATCTCCTCGCCAGCCGACGGCTACACCCTGCTGATGGGCACGGCCGGCGAAGTGGCCATGGCGCCGCTGATCAACCCGGCCCTGGCCTATTCGCCGCAGCGCGACCTGGCGCCGGTGGCGCTGGTGGTGAAGGCGCCCAACATCCTGGTGGTCAACAGCGAGGTGCCGGTGAAGACACTGCCGGAGTTGATCGCCTACGCCAGGGCCAATCCCGGCAAGCTGTCGTACTCGACCAGCGGCGTGGGCACGGCCCAGCACCTGCAGGGCGAGTACTTCAACAAGCTGGCGGGGGTGAACATCCTGCATGTGCCCTACAAGGGCTCGTCGCAGCAGGTGGTGGACGTGGCGGCCAGGCTGGTCTCCATGACCTACGCCAGCCCGACCGCCGTGCGGCCCTACCTGCAGAAGGGCGCCGTCAAGGCCATCGCCGAGACCAACAACGAGCGCCTGCCGGTGTTCCCCGAACTGCCGGCGCTGCGCGAGGTGCTGCCGGGCTACGAGCTGCAGAGCTGGTTCGGCCTGTTCGCGCCGGCCGGCACGCCCGCGCCCATCGTCGAGCGCATCAACAAGGAAGTGACCGCCATCCTGAAGGACCCGGCGATCGCCGCGCGCCTCAACGAATCGGTGGGCAGTCCGGGTTTCGAAACACCGGCGGAATTCGCGGCCCTGCTCGCGGCCGATATCAAACGCTTCCAGACGATTATCACGTCCGCCAAGATCACCATGGAATGA
- a CDS encoding porin: MKAFAIGAVAAAASFAAAAQSSVTLFGVVDAGVARVSATGKGHVDGLMTGGNYTSRLGFRGVEDLGGGMAASFWLEGETATDVGTSAGLNFVRRSTVSLSGRWGELRLGRDYTANYVPFLSFDVYGQRGIGTIEHFATAAGALTVNGAAASDIRNSNSVTYFLPANLGGVYGNLQYAFGERSSSTVASATASKKQGNYAGASLGYASGPLNIGGGYGNFSDVSRAAAYLTDYSIGSLGASYDFGFIKPIFLYQTERADGKLGQPDFKFDTIAIALSAPFGASTVRATYHSYNNKTAGTAGNNDAAKLSLGYVYNLSKRTALYADVARLRNKGSASFVIGGLGGSVVAGAPTAGGTSTAFGVGIRHSF, from the coding sequence ATGAAAGCTTTTGCCATCGGCGCCGTCGCGGCCGCCGCATCGTTCGCAGCCGCGGCCCAGTCCTCGGTGACTCTGTTCGGCGTGGTGGATGCGGGCGTGGCACGCGTCAGCGCCACCGGGAAGGGCCATGTCGACGGCCTGATGACGGGCGGCAACTACACCAGCCGCCTGGGTTTCCGGGGCGTCGAGGACCTGGGCGGCGGCATGGCCGCCAGCTTCTGGCTGGAGGGCGAAACCGCCACCGACGTCGGCACCTCGGCCGGCCTGAACTTCGTGCGCCGCTCCACCGTCAGCCTGTCCGGCCGCTGGGGCGAACTGCGCCTGGGCCGCGACTACACGGCCAACTACGTGCCCTTCCTGAGCTTCGACGTCTACGGCCAGCGCGGCATCGGCACCATCGAGCATTTCGCCACCGCCGCCGGCGCGCTCACCGTCAACGGCGCCGCCGCCAGCGATATCCGCAACAGCAATTCGGTGACGTATTTCCTGCCGGCCAATCTCGGCGGCGTCTACGGCAATCTGCAATATGCCTTCGGCGAGCGCAGCTCCAGTACCGTGGCCAGCGCCACCGCCAGCAAGAAGCAGGGCAATTACGCCGGCGCCAGCCTGGGTTATGCCAGCGGCCCCTTGAATATCGGCGGCGGCTACGGCAATTTCTCCGATGTTTCGCGCGCCGCGGCTTATCTGACCGATTATTCAATCGGCAGCCTGGGCGCCTCCTACGATTTCGGTTTCATCAAGCCGATCTTTCTCTACCAGACCGAGCGCGCCGACGGAAAACTCGGCCAGCCCGATTTCAAGTTCGACACCATCGCCATCGCCCTGAGCGCCCCCTTCGGCGCCAGCACAGTCCGCGCGACCTACCACTCCTACAACAACAAGACGGCCGGCACGGCGGGCAACAACGACGCCGCCAAGCTGTCGCTGGGTTATGTCTACAACCTGTCCAAACGCACGGCGCTCTATGCCGACGTGGCCCGGCTGCGCAACAAGGGCAGCGCCAGCTTCGTGATCGGCGGGCTCGGCGGCTCCGTCGTGGCAGGTGCTCCGACGGCCGGAGGGACATCGACCGCGTTCGGCGTCGGCATCCGGCACTCGTTCTAA
- a CDS encoding multidrug effflux MFS transporter, with protein MNPPQRSPAAPSTGGGHTPVTTLGTVLILSALMSFGSISTDIYLPALPTIARELHGQHGSVELTLSAFLVGFSLGQLVWGPISDRVGRRLPIALGLLLFMLGSVGCALAGSITQMLVWRAVQAAGACVGPVLARAMVRDLYGRERSAQMLSQLILIMGIAPLIGPMLGAQILEYASWRWIFWFLLLMGALMLAALRTLPETLSPAMRSQEPMRRVLAIYLDLIRDPRLLGYALVGGFFYGGVYAYIVATPFIYIDYYHVSPQAYGWLFGVNIVGLMAANWLNGRLMPRLGSHALYRAATCAMAVIGLLAGFTGAAGLGGLAGVALSCFLFVSMNGFIVANSVAGALAAFPHRAGAASSLVGAIHFGSGVLSAGLVGLTADGTPRPLAVILCCAGLGCFLVSQLVEHRLRRLASAA; from the coding sequence ATGAACCCGCCCCAGCGTTCGCCCGCCGCCCCCTCCACCGGCGGTGGGCACACGCCCGTCACCACCCTCGGCACCGTGCTGATCCTCAGCGCCCTGATGTCCTTCGGTTCGATCTCGACGGACATCTACCTGCCCGCCCTGCCCACCATCGCACGCGAGCTGCACGGCCAGCACGGCAGCGTGGAGCTGACGCTGTCGGCCTTCCTGGTCGGCTTCAGCCTGGGCCAGCTGGTCTGGGGCCCCATCAGCGACCGGGTGGGCCGGCGCCTGCCGATCGCGCTCGGGCTGCTGCTCTTCATGCTGGGCAGCGTGGGCTGCGCCCTGGCGGGCAGCATCACGCAGATGCTGGTCTGGCGCGCGGTGCAGGCTGCCGGCGCCTGCGTGGGGCCGGTGCTGGCACGGGCCATGGTGCGCGACCTCTACGGGCGGGAACGCTCGGCGCAGATGCTGTCGCAGCTCATCCTCATCATGGGCATCGCGCCGCTGATCGGGCCGATGCTGGGCGCGCAGATCCTGGAATACGCCTCCTGGCGCTGGATCTTCTGGTTCCTGCTGCTGATGGGCGCGCTGATGCTGGCCGCCCTGCGCACCCTGCCCGAAACCCTCTCGCCCGCCATGCGCTCGCAGGAGCCGATGCGCCGCGTGCTGGCCATCTACCTGGACCTGATCCGCGACCCGCGCCTCCTGGGCTACGCGCTGGTGGGCGGCTTCTTCTACGGCGGTGTCTATGCCTACATCGTCGCCACGCCCTTCATCTACATCGACTACTACCATGTCTCGCCGCAGGCCTACGGCTGGCTGTTCGGCGTGAACATCGTGGGCCTGATGGCCGCCAACTGGCTCAACGGCCGGCTGATGCCGCGCCTGGGCAGCCACGCTCTCTACCGCGCCGCCACCTGCGCCATGGCCGTGATCGGCCTGCTGGCCGGCTTCACCGGCGCCGCCGGGCTGGGCGGCCTGGCGGGCGTCGCCCTCTCCTGCTTTCTCTTCGTGTCGATGAACGGCTTCATCGTGGCCAATTCGGTGGCCGGCGCGCTGGCGGCGTTTCCGCACCGGGCCGGCGCGGCCTCCTCGCTGGTGGGCGCCATCCACTTCGGCAGCGGCGTGCTCAGCGCCGGCCTGGTGGGCCTGACGGCCGACGGCACGCCGCGGCCGCTGGCGGTCATCCTGTGCTGCGCCGGGCTGGGCTGCTTCCTGGTGTCGCAGCTGGTGGAGCATCGGCTGCGGCGGCTGGCTTCGGCGGCCTGA